Sequence from the Catenuloplanes indicus genome:
GTCAGAAAGATGATGTTCTCGTCCTCCTTGGCCATGGCCTGGACGTGGTCGAGCGCTGGGCCGGTGCCCGCGACGACCAGCTTGATGCCACGCTCGCGGGCCTCCATCTGGCCGTATGCCATGACCAGGTCGTAGATGCCCTTGGCCCGGGCGACACGGGAGAGGAACAGCACGTAGCCGTCCCGCTTCAGGCCGCGGCGGGCCAGCGCGGCGTCGACCGCGGCCGGGTCCAGATCGAGGTAGGCGGACGAGTCGATCGGCGGGTAGCTGACCGTGACCCGGCGGCGGCACTCCTCGGCGAAGCGCGTGCCGACGGCCGCGTCGACCTCCTCGGCCGACTCGATGATCTCGTCCCGCGTGTAGTCGGAGACGGCGACCACCTCGTCGCTGGCCAGGAACTGGGTGAGCAGTACCGTCGCGGCGCCGAACGCACCCTCGCGCAGGCAGTTGCGGATCACGTTGGTGACGTCCGAGCCGACCGCCTTCGCGATCGTGTAGACGTCCGGCGCGAACCCGGCCGCGCGCGCGGCCGCGACTGCCTCGTTGACCACCTGCGTGTGCGGCACCAGGTACATGGACAGCACGGTGGTCGGCACCGGCTCGGCGAGCAACTCGACCAGCCGGCCGGTCATGCCCGCGATGTGCCGGCCGTCCGGCACCCGGTAGTCGCCGACCGGCTCCGGGCGCTCGACGGTGATGCCGTCGCTGTACGGCAGCAGCCGGTCCAGCGGCTTGAGCGGCAGGCCGGCCGCCTGGAGCGTCGGGATAGTCCAGGTGAGCAGGCGCACGTCGTCGAACCCGCGGGTCAGCGCGACCTCGGCGAGGTTGCGCGCCTCGCCCGAATGGCCGCAGATCACCGGGTCGGCCCGGACCACGATCACGAGACGGCGACGGGGGTATTCCATGGTCTTTCCTTATTGAGCTGCTGCCGCCGAGTCTGACAGGGACGGCGGGCGGATCCCGCGCCCCCACGAGGACGGCTCCGGACCCAGTGTGAGCTGCAATCGGCCGCCGCGGTGAACGTCCGCGGCGCTCAAATGCGTGGCTTCCAGAGGCCTGCCGTTGAGGGTGGCGGCCTGAACGTACTGGACCGGCGGGGTCCGATCAATACCGTCCACCCCGATCGGTGAGTCGCGGTGCCCACTGGTCTCGATGACGAACTCGCCCTCACCGGTCCGGATCATCGCGCTCCGAAACGCGGGCGAATTAATCAGGAAACGATTCTGACCCGCAACGGGGAAAAGCCCGAGCGACGCCCACACGTACCAGGAACTCAGGCCGCCGGAGTCGTCGTTGCCCGGCAGGCCACCACGGCCGGTGCCGAACTGCCAGGTCAGAGCCGCGTGCACGACCTCGGCGGTACGGTCCGGACGGCCCGCGTAGTGGTACGCCCAGGGCGCTTCCATGTCCGGCTCGTTGTTCAGGCCCTCGAACCGGTTGAGTGCGTATCCGGCGGCCATCTCGGACGGTTTCGGGGCCCGGCCGGGTTGGGTCACCGGATCCGCGCCGTACCCGAAGAATTGGTCGAGAATTCGGGTGAAGGCCGCGTCCCCGCCGGCCAATGCGATTCGCGCCCGCATGTCGTGCAGCAGCCGGAAGGAATAGTTCCACTTGCCGCCCTCATAGAACTCGGAGTCGCGCAGCAGCCCGGTCTCCGGGTCGAACGCGTTGCGCCAGCCGCGGCTGCGCTCCTCCAGGTCGTCGGCGAGCCGGCGGTCGTTCAGCGCGCGGGCCACCTTCGCGGTCGCGTGGTGCGCGTACGCCAGATCCAGCGTGTGGCTGATCGGGTGCACGACGCCGTGTTCCCAGAAGTCCTCACCGTACATCCGGCGCAGGTCGTCGACCATGTGCACCAGCGCCCAGTTCCAGTCGATGCCCTCCCGGCCGAGCGCGTGTGCGTCCGCGAGCGCGGTGTGCGCGAGCGCGCTGCCCTGCCGGAAGAACCGGTCCGCGCCGCGCGCCATCCGGTAGCCGATCGGGAAGTTGCCCTCCTCCTCGCACACCCGGATCAGCGACTCCAGCAGGTCGGTGGCCCGGTCCGGGACGATCGCGGCGAGCAGCGGCAGCTGGGTCTTGTAGATGTCCCACATGGTGCAGACGTCGAACGCGTACGGCCCGGAGTCCGGCCAGAACGGTGACTCGTCGTCGCCGAAACACGGCTTGATCAGCGAGTGGTAGAGCGAGGTGGCCAGCACCGTGCGCCGGGCCGGCGTGCCACCCTCGACCTGCACCCGGTCGAGATGATCACCCCAGCGCGCCCGGGTACGCGACCGTACCGTGTCGAACGCGGCGTTCTCGACGCCGCACTCCTTCTCCAGGTTGCGCCGTGCCTGCTCATGGCCGCGCAGCGAGAAGCCCATCCGGATCTCGACGGTCTGCCCGGCCACGGTCGGGCCCATGAAGAGCATGCCGAACGGGCGCAGCGTGGTGTGCCGGATGCTGTCGAAGTCCAGCCGGGTGCCGCCGTTGATCAGGCGACGGTCGTACCAGAGCATCTGCCGCCAGCGTGGCGCGTCGAACTGGACGAAGACGGAGAGCGGCACGCCCTCCATCCACACCGTGCCCTGTGCGAAGCCCTGGCCCATGCTCTCCACCTGGGCGCGCAGCGGGATCGTCCGGCCCAGCTCGATCGCGAGGCCGCCGCAGGACATGTCGATCACCACGCGCGAGCTGCTGGACCGCGGGAACGTGTAGCGGTGCACCGCGACCTTGTCGCCGACCGTGATCTCGGAGCGGATGCCGGTGCCGAGCGTGGCCGCGTAGTAGCCGGGCTCGGCCGTCTCGTCGTGCAGCGGCCAGGCCTGGCCGAGGTCGTCGAGCGGCTGCACCATCGGCGTGACGCGCACGTAGTTGTAGTACTTGCGGATCGCACCGGTGCCGGACTGCTGGAAGTGCGTGAAGCCGGACGCCTGCAGCTGCCCGAACATCTCCTCCGGTACGCCCTCGGTGTTCTTGGCGTACCGGCCGTACCCGGTCGGGTAGGCACCGGAGTAGGCGCAGGCGGAGACCATGCCGAGTGGCGAGGTAGCGCCGGGGTGGGTGTTGCCGACCTGCGGCTTCGGCCACCACCAGGTGGCGGCCAGACCGTCCGCCCGGGGCAGGTCGGTGGCCGCTGTGCCGATGAACGGATCAACGTCGTCTAAGATCCCGAAATTTTACCCGGCGTACGATCTTCGGTCTGTTACGGGCACGTTTCCAGCACGGATTTTTCGGTTGCCCAGTTCGCGGGTGCTTGCGACCCTTACCCCGGCCCCGTGATCTTGCGATGGGCGCCCGCTGATCCGCGAGGAGGGATCGACATGAGCTTCGACGTTCGCGCCACCGACCTGCGTGCCCTGAACTCCATGACCAAGTACCCGTCGATCCCGACGTACCACTCGCTGGACCCCCGCAACGGCGGGCTGCTCGACGAGACGGTCCCGTTCACCGGCACGGTGCTGGCCACCGAGAAGGTCGACGGCACGAACGCGCGGATCGTGCAGCTCCCCGGCGGCGGCTACCTGCTCGGCTCGCGCGAGGAGCTGCTCTACGCGAGCGGCGACCTGATCGGCAACCCGTCCCAGGGCATCGTGGAGAACCTGCGTCCGCTGGCCGACTCGCTGCCCGCGGTGGACCGGTTCCGCGTGCTCTACCTCGAACTGTACGGCGGGAAGATCGGCGGCCAGGCCAAGCAGTACAGCGCGCGCGGCGCGGTCGGCTGGCGCCTGTTCGACGCCGCGCTGATCGACGACCACGCCGGCCTGCTCGCCGCGCCGCCGCAGCAGATCTCGGCCTGGCGGGAGAGCGGCGGCCAGCCGTGGGCGGACGAGGACGCGCTGCACGCGCTCGCGGCCGAGGCCGGTGTCGAGCTGGCGCCGCGACTGTTCACGCTGGACGCGGCGGAACTGCCGACCGGCCTGGAGACGATGCGGGCGCTGCTGGCCGACCGGCTGCCGGCCACGCTGGTCCGGCTGGACGAGTCCGGCAAGGGGGAGGCCGAGGGCATCGTGTTCCGCACCCTCGACCGCTCGGTGATCGCGAAGGCCCGCTTCCAGGACTACGCCCGCACGCTGCGCCGCCGCTGATCCCTCAGAAGAGGTGCACCGGCAGGGACGCCAGGCGCCGGGTCGCCGGGTCGGGCACCCAGGGCAGCTCGGCCGGGTCCACCGCGAGTCGCATGCGGGGGAACCGGTCGAGCAGCGCGGCCAGCACCATCTCGGTCTGCACCCGGGCCAGCTGCGCGCCGAGGCAGAAGTGCGGGCCGTGTCCGTACCCGAGGTGTGCCGCCTCCCGCCGCCGAAGGTCCAGCCGCTCCGGGTCGGTGAAGACGCGCGGGTCCCGGCTTGCGGCCGGCAGCACGGCCGTGACGGGTTCGCCCTTCGGGATGCGTACGCCGCCGATCTCGATCTCCTCGCCGGCGAACCGCGGAATGGTGAGCATCTGCGGCGGCTGCCAGCGGGTCAGCTCCTCCACCGCGCCGGGCAGCAGCGCGGGTTCCGCGTGCAGCGCGCCGATCAGTGCCGGGTCGGCCAGCAGCGTCGCCATCGAGTTGGCGATCAGGTTCGCCGGTACCTGACCGGCCAGGACCAGATGCCAGACCAGCGTGACGAGCTCCTGTTCGGAGAGCCGGTCGCCCTCGGCCGCGGCCAGCATGCCGATCATGCCGGCACCGGCGCGACCGCCGCCGACCGCGCGGATCGCGTCCTCGATCATCTCGGGGACGCGGGCCATCAGCGCGCGTCCGTCGCCGGAGAGGATCACCGCGCCGTGCGTACGCCACCGGTCACGCTCCTCCGCGGGTACGCCGGCCAGCTCGCAGATCACGTCCATCGGCAGCGGCTGCGCGACACCTTTCCGCAGGTCGGTGACGCCGTCCCCGGGCAGCTCGTCGAGCAGCCGGTCGATCAGCGGCGCGATGCGTGGCCGCATCTCCTCCGCGCGGCGCGGCGTGAACGCGGGCCGGACCAGGCCGCGCAGCCGCCGGTGCTCCGGCCCGTCCTGCTCCTGCATGGTGCGCATGTACTGCCGGCAGTGCTCCGGCACGCCCATCCGGATGAAGCTCTCCGGCGACGGCGCGAGGCGCGGATCGGTGAGCACGGCGCGCGCGTCCGCGTGCCGGGTGACGCCCCACATCGCGCCGAACCCGGGCGTGGTCAGCCGCACCACCGGCGACGTCTCCCGCGCGCGGTCGTAGGCGGCGATCGGGTCCCGCAGCAACTCCGGGTCGGTCAGGTCGAACTCCATGACACCCCTCCATCCAGATTTTCTCAACATTCGGATGTTGTCAGTATCTGGATTGAGGCGCAAGATCCCCCGATCGGGTTCGTCCGAGCCGCCACGGTTAAAGTCCGTTAAGGACTGTTTCGCGGCCTGTGTTCCCGATGGCGTGGCAGCTCGGGACCGGGCAGAGTTGCTGGCGTACGGCGGCGATCACCACCGCAACCGGGATCACCGCCGCCGTACCGCCTCGTCGCGCGGACATCGAGCGGTTCCGCGCCGTCCGAGGCTCCTCCGACCGGCGGCGCGGCCGTCGTCCCGGAGTACGCGGTTCCGGCCGAGGGTCACGGCCGGACCGCCCGGGGCGACGACCGTGTTGTCGGCGGGGCGACCACCCTTTGACCACGTTGTGTAATCAGTTGTGGTCACTCTGCACGCGAGGCGGCATTCGCGGCCAAGAACCTTTGGCAAAGGACGAGAAATACGTTAGAAGCCGCAGAACGCGTGAATGCCCCGGGCAACGGATGAAACCGCAGGCCACGACCGTGGAAATCTGGCACGCCGTGGATGCATGATCTGCGCGCATCACCCGTTCGAGCGAGCCGCCGGCAACTCCCCCTTGCGGATCGCTGCTGGTCACCGGCGGTATGGGCCAGAAATACATCGTCGATCACTCGTTCAGGACATGCCGGATGTCCCGGGCAGCACTACCGTCACTTCCGATTGGGCATATTCATCGTCATGGCGACAGTTCGAAAAGGAGGTGCAGCTGGTGGCGCGCAATCCCAACCCGGCCCGGATCACCGATGAGATCTGGTCGCTGTGGGAGCGATTCGACAGATTGGAACCGTCCGCACTGCTCGGCGGCATCTACGCGGCCAAACCGGGGTATCACAACTACCGCAACGCGGTCGCGACCAGCGACTACTCGCGGGCGGACGTCGCCGCCGACCGGCAGGGACCGGGCGACAAGGCGGCGGCCCTCGACCTGACTATGTCCGCGGACGCCATGCGCAGGTACACGTCCCGGCTCGACGTGGCAGCGCGGGCCCGGGACGAGCGGCTCTACATCGGCGGCGTGCCGATCATCCGCGAGTTCATCGGCACCAAGGACAACCGGTCCGTCTACTGCTACGTGCTGACCGGCGGCCGGCCGCTCGGCGTGGGCGCGGACGCCGGTCCGGACCCGGGGCGCGACTCCACGCACCTCTGGCACCTGCACATATCGTTCATCCGCCGCTTCGTGGCCACCAGCGACGCGATGGACCGGATCTACTCCATTCTCGCCGGCGAATCCCTCGCCACCTGGCGGTCACACAGCTCTGAGGAGGGCGACATGGCTGCGGCCGAAGACCTTTGGCGACTGCTCTTCAACGGCGGCTACCCGCCGGGCGTCTCGCCGACCCACAACGGCGGCGTCGACCGCGCGGAGATCTTCCGCCGTCTGCAGGCCATCCAGCGCGACCTCACCGTCCTGCTCTCGTCCAACGCCCAGATGGTCGACTCCGCCCAGATCGTCAAGAGCACACTGTCCGGCCTCTCCGCCGAACAACTCAGCGAGGCCATCCGCGACGCCGACATCTCCCCCCAGGCCCTCGCCGACGCCATCCCCGACGCCACCGCCCAACAGGTCCTCGACGCCCTCGCCGCGCGCGTGGCCGCCCTCACCGCCCCCGCCGCCAACGCCGAACACCCCATCGACCGCCCCTGACCCCCAACAACAGGCCGCCCCCAGCCCACAGGGCGTCAGGAAACCCCGTCCCACACAAACGCAACCGTCAGGAAACCCCGTCCCACACAAACGCAACCGTCAGGAAACCCCGTCCCACACACGCAACCGCCACCGACGCACCCAAGCCGCCCCCCGGCCCGCGGGGCCTCCGGGGGCTCGGCCCCCGGAGCGGAATGACGGCCGCCCCCGGTCCGCGCACACGGCGGACAGGGGGCGGCCAAGGCCGTGGGCGCAGCTGGGTTCGAACCAGCGACCCTTCGCTTGTAAGGCGAATGCTCTTCCGCTGAGCTATGCGCCCGGAGGTGATCCGGTGGCCGACAGCCTACCTTGCGGTGGCGTCAGAAGCCGAGTGAGGCCAGGGCTTCGCGCCACGCGGACTGGTCGCGGGGGCGGGCGCGGTCCTGGCATTCCGCGAAGCGGACGATGCCGTCGCGGTCGATGACGAAGGTGCCGCGTTCGGCGGTGCCGCGCCGCTCGTCCAGCACGCCGTACGCGCGGGCGACCTCGCCGTGCGGCCAGAAGTCGGACAGCAGCGGGAAGGTGAAGCCCTCGCGGTCGGCCCAGACCTTGTGGCTGAAGATCGAGTCGACGCTGACCGTGAGCACCTGCACGGCGGCGTTCTGGTAGTCGCCGAGCCGGGACTGCAGTTCGTGGAACTCGCCCTGGCAGGTGTTGGTGAACGCGAGCGGGTAGAAGACCAGCAGAACCGATCTGTGCCCACGGTACGAGCCGAGCGTGACCTCCTGGTTGTTCTGGTTCCGCAGCAGGAAGCCGGGAGCCTTCTCCCCCACCCCGATCACGGCCGCCTCCTGTCGCTGGACACGCCTCGCCGCGACGGCACGGGCCCGGTGCCGCCGCGACGGTGAAACCATCCGGCCGCCCGGGGCGGGCGACCGGCAAGCTTGTCTACTTCTTGGCGCGGACGGCACGCGGCGTAACGAGCCGCGCCGCGGTCCAGTCCTTGCCCGCGTTCACCGTCGAGGTCTGGGTCAGACCCGCGGTCGGTGCGGATTCGCTGATCTCACTCGGCTCCACGTGGCCGTCCCGGCCCGCCTTGGGCGTCAGCAGCCACACCGTACCGGCGTCGGCCAGCGGGCCGAGCGCGTCGGTGAGCAGCTCGAACAGGTCACCGTCGCCGTCGCGGAACCAGACCAGCGCCACGTCGACGACCTCGTCGGTGTCCTCGTCGACCAGGTCGTTGCCACTACGGTCGGCCAGGGCGTCGCGGAGATCGTGGTCGACGTCCTCGTCGTACCCCATCTCCATGACCACCATGCCCGGTTCGATGCCGAACCGGTCCGCCAGGCTCCGTACGCCGTCGGCGGCCTGACCAGCGGTCGCGCTCACTGTTGAGTGCCTCCTTGTCTCCTGCTCATCCCTCGTCCGCCGGGCGGCGGCTGCGAGGTCTCCCCCAACATTTCCGATGACCGGTAGTCCACACAGTTACCGGCTCCGGCGCAAGTGGCACACCGAGCCTTCCGCTGGTGACTTTCCAGCTCATCGGGATACATAGTGTCACGGGGCGAGCAGGGCCTGGGCACCTTGGGCGATGGAGTCCTCGGAAACGAGTACCTGGCGGGCGGCCGGGCCGAGCGGGATGAACGAGTCGACGGACGCGACACGCCGTGCGGCGCCGACGAATCCGGCGTCGACCAGCGCGGCCAGGATGCCCTCGCCGACGCCGCCGGAGCGCCGGGTCTCGTCCACGATCAGCACCCGGCCGGTGGCGGCGGACTCGCGGATGATGTCGGCGACCGGCAGCGGCGCGAGCCACCGCAGGTCGACCACGCGGACGCCGTACCCGGCGGCGGCCAGGCGGGCGCCGACGCGCAGCGACATCCGTACCCCGTTGCCGAAGGTCAGGATCGTCAGGTCATCGGCGGAGCCGAGCGGATAGACGCGGGCACGCCCGATCGGCACGTGTGCCGCGTTCCAGCCGGCCGGGGCCGAGTAGGGCGCCAGCCACTCGCCGTCGCCGTCCGCGTACAGGTCACGTGTGTGGTAGAGCGCTATCGGCTCGACGATCGCGACCACCGAGCCGTCGGTCTGCGCGGACGCGAGCGCGGTGCGCAGCATCGGCGCCGCGTCCTCCGCGCGCGCCGGCACGGCCACCACCAGGCCGGGGATGTCGCGGAGTACGGCCAGCGAGTTGTCGTTGTGGAAGTGGCCGCCGAAGCCCTCCTGGTAGCCGAGCCCCGCGATCCGTACGACCATCGGGTTGCGGTACGCGCCGCGGCTGAAGAACTGCATGGTGGCGGCCTCGCCGCGCAGCTGGTCCTCCGCATTGTGCAGGTAGGCCAGGTACTGGATCTCCGGCACCGGGAGCAGGCCGGCCAGCCCGGCGCCGAGCCCCAAGCCCAGGATGGACGTCTCGTCCAGCAGCGTGTCCAGCACCCGGTCCGGGCCGAAGCGGTCGGCGAGGCCCTTGGTCACGCCGTAGACGCCGCCCTTGGCGGCCACGTCCTCACCAAAAACGATCATTCCGGGGTACGTGAGCGCGGCGTCGGCCAGCGTCGCGTTGATCGTCTGGGCGAGCGTGAGCGGCCCGCGCGTCTCCGGCAGCCGCTCCAGCGCGGCCGCCCGCGCGGCCGCGCCCGGGCCGCCGGCGAACGACGCGGCCTCGGTGATCGCGTGCGCGGTCCGCACCGGCCGGCGCGGCGCGATCGGCGCCATCACCTCGGCCGCGGTGGCGAGCTTGGACTCGCCCAGCACCTCCTCCGCGACCTTGCGGACCAGCCAGCCGATCTCGTCGTACCGCCCGATCAGCTCGGCCGGACCGGCCAGCCCCGCCTCGACCAGCAGCCGCGCGGTCGTGACCAGCGGGTCGCGGGCGACGTCCGCGGCCAGCTCGGCCGCGGTGCGGTAGCCGATCTCCGCGTCCGCACCGGCGTGGCCCATCAGCCGGACCAGTTCCAGGTGCAGCACGGCCGGCCGGCGCTCGCTCCGCACGTACCCGGCGGCCTCGGCCGCGGCGTCGTAGGTGGCGGCCAGGTCGCAACCGTCCGCGTGGAAGTAGCGGATGCCCGGCCGGGTGGACAGCAGCGCCGCGACCCAGCCCTCCGGCGACGGCACGCTGATGCCGAGCCCGTTGTCCTCGCAGACCAGCAGCAGCGGTACCCGGGCACCGGAGTGGTCGGACCAGCCGGCCGTGTTGAACGCGGCCTGCGCGCTGGCGTGGTTGACCGACGCGTCGCCGAACGAGGCGACCACGATCGCGTCCGCGGGCCACGGCGAGACCGGCGCCGGGCGGGACGGGCCGGGCCGCTCCACGGACGCCAGGTGCCGGCCGTGCTCGATCGCGACCGCGGTGCCGACCGCCCGGGGCAGGTGCGACGCGACCGTGGACGTGGTCGGCACCACGTGCAGCGCCGCGTTGCCGAAGACCTTGTGCCGGCCGCCCGCGATCGGCTCCTGGCTGGACGCGATCAAGCCGCGCAGCACGTCGCGGGCCGCCTCGGCCAGCGAGACGCCGTCGTCGTGCTCGGTCGCGGCGTGCCGGGGCCCGGCGCCGAGCGGCGACTCGCCACCGGCCGCCTGGACCGCGCGCGCACAGTAGAAGCCGCCGGAGCGGTAGTGCAGCAGCGCCGGGTCGGTGTGCCGGACCGCGGACGCGACCGCCGCGTTGCCCTCGTGGCCGGACGAGCCGATCGTGTAGAACCCCTCGCCGAAGCTGCGCAGCCAGCGCGAGGCCAGGTCGAGGTGCCGGCTGGTGAGCTGGGCGTCGAAGAGTTCGAGCGCCCGGGCGCCGGTCAGCCCGCTGCCGTCCCGGACGGGGTCGGCGGACGTCCGCCGCTCGTCCGGCTTGGTCAGCGCGCCGACCGCCTCCCGGAACCGCTCGTCGAGATCTTGAGGGGTGGTCACCCCGAAAGCATTACCGACCCGCGCCGCCCGGGGCCACTCGAACGGTCTGATGGAGACCGTTCACTCACGCCACCCGTCCAGCTCGACGCCCTTGCCGATCTCGGCGCGGAATCCGAACACGACGGTCCGCGTCTCGCCGGGCGGGACCTGCAGCTTCCAGGTCAGCTCGCCCATCTCGGTGCGCTCGGCCGGTGCCGGGTCGAACCGGGTCTCGCGCACCGCGATCGCCTCGTCCCGGGACACCGGCAGCTGGTCCAGCACGGTGATCTGCGCCGCACGGGGCGTGTGGTTGCCGATCGTGATCGTGTACTCCGCCTCGC
This genomic interval carries:
- a CDS encoding peroxiredoxin; this translates as MIGVGEKAPGFLLRNQNNQEVTLGSYRGHRSVLLVFYPLAFTNTCQGEFHELQSRLGDYQNAAVQVLTVSVDSIFSHKVWADREGFTFPLLSDFWPHGEVARAYGVLDERRGTAERGTFVIDRDGIVRFAECQDRARPRDQSAWREALASLGF
- a CDS encoding RNA ligase family protein, with the translated sequence MSFDVRATDLRALNSMTKYPSIPTYHSLDPRNGGLLDETVPFTGTVLATEKVDGTNARIVQLPGGGYLLGSREELLYASGDLIGNPSQGIVENLRPLADSLPAVDRFRVLYLELYGGKIGGQAKQYSARGAVGWRLFDAALIDDHAGLLAAPPQQISAWRESGGQPWADEDALHALAAEAGVELAPRLFTLDAAELPTGLETMRALLADRLPATLVRLDESGKGEAEGIVFRTLDRSVIAKARFQDYARTLRRR
- a CDS encoding glycosyltransferase, with translation MEYPRRRLVIVVRADPVICGHSGEARNLAEVALTRGFDDVRLLTWTIPTLQAAGLPLKPLDRLLPYSDGITVERPEPVGDYRVPDGRHIAGMTGRLVELLAEPVPTTVLSMYLVPHTQVVNEAVAAARAAGFAPDVYTIAKAVGSDVTNVIRNCLREGAFGAATVLLTQFLASDEVVAVSDYTRDEIIESAEEVDAAVGTRFAEECRRRVTVSYPPIDSSAYLDLDPAAVDAALARRGLKRDGYVLFLSRVARAKGIYDLVMAYGQMEARERGIKLVVAGTGPALDHVQAMAKEDENIIFLTDVDDDEKPLLMNGCAAYVLPTKPEPDFVETFGIALAEKGLAGGGPIITALTGGTGEAVGDAAVIVEAGDVAGIAAAVDRVVLEMSAEERRDLEVRARVHAMTFDRGRVFDDLFPVKSAVVAA
- a CDS encoding glycoside hydrolase domain-containing protein, with protein sequence MLDDVDPFIGTAATDLPRADGLAATWWWPKPQVGNTHPGATSPLGMVSACAYSGAYPTGYGRYAKNTEGVPEEMFGQLQASGFTHFQQSGTGAIRKYYNYVRVTPMVQPLDDLGQAWPLHDETAEPGYYAATLGTGIRSEITVGDKVAVHRYTFPRSSSSRVVIDMSCGGLAIELGRTIPLRAQVESMGQGFAQGTVWMEGVPLSVFVQFDAPRWRQMLWYDRRLINGGTRLDFDSIRHTTLRPFGMLFMGPTVAGQTVEIRMGFSLRGHEQARRNLEKECGVENAAFDTVRSRTRARWGDHLDRVQVEGGTPARRTVLATSLYHSLIKPCFGDDESPFWPDSGPYAFDVCTMWDIYKTQLPLLAAIVPDRATDLLESLIRVCEEEGNFPIGYRMARGADRFFRQGSALAHTALADAHALGREGIDWNWALVHMVDDLRRMYGEDFWEHGVVHPISHTLDLAYAHHATAKVARALNDRRLADDLEERSRGWRNAFDPETGLLRDSEFYEGGKWNYSFRLLHDMRARIALAGGDAAFTRILDQFFGYGADPVTQPGRAPKPSEMAAGYALNRFEGLNNEPDMEAPWAYHYAGRPDRTAEVVHAALTWQFGTGRGGLPGNDDSGGLSSWYVWASLGLFPVAGQNRFLINSPAFRSAMIRTGEGEFVIETSGHRDSPIGVDGIDRTPPVQYVQAATLNGRPLEATHLSAADVHRGGRLQLTLGPEPSSWGRGIRPPSLSDSAAAAQ
- a CDS encoding thiamine pyrophosphate-dependent enzyme, whose amino-acid sequence is MTTPQDLDERFREAVGALTKPDERRTSADPVRDGSGLTGARALELFDAQLTSRHLDLASRWLRSFGEGFYTIGSSGHEGNAAVASAVRHTDPALLHYRSGGFYCARAVQAAGGESPLGAGPRHAATEHDDGVSLAEAARDVLRGLIASSQEPIAGGRHKVFGNAALHVVPTTSTVASHLPRAVGTAVAIEHGRHLASVERPGPSRPAPVSPWPADAIVVASFGDASVNHASAQAAFNTAGWSDHSGARVPLLLVCEDNGLGISVPSPEGWVAALLSTRPGIRYFHADGCDLAATYDAAAEAAGYVRSERRPAVLHLELVRLMGHAGADAEIGYRTAAELAADVARDPLVTTARLLVEAGLAGPAELIGRYDEIGWLVRKVAEEVLGESKLATAAEVMAPIAPRRPVRTAHAITEAASFAGGPGAAARAAALERLPETRGPLTLAQTINATLADAALTYPGMIVFGEDVAAKGGVYGVTKGLADRFGPDRVLDTLLDETSILGLGLGAGLAGLLPVPEIQYLAYLHNAEDQLRGEAATMQFFSRGAYRNPMVVRIAGLGYQEGFGGHFHNDNSLAVLRDIPGLVVAVPARAEDAAPMLRTALASAQTDGSVVAIVEPIALYHTRDLYADGDGEWLAPYSAPAGWNAAHVPIGRARVYPLGSADDLTILTFGNGVRMSLRVGARLAAAGYGVRVVDLRWLAPLPVADIIRESAATGRVLIVDETRRSGGVGEGILAALVDAGFVGAARRVASVDSFIPLGPAARQVLVSEDSIAQGAQALLAP
- a CDS encoding cytochrome P450 family protein; the encoded protein is MEFDLTDPELLRDPIAAYDRARETSPVVRLTTPGFGAMWGVTRHADARAVLTDPRLAPSPESFIRMGVPEHCRQYMRTMQEQDGPEHRRLRGLVRPAFTPRRAEEMRPRIAPLIDRLLDELPGDGVTDLRKGVAQPLPMDVICELAGVPAEERDRWRTHGAVILSGDGRALMARVPEMIEDAIRAVGGGRAGAGMIGMLAAAEGDRLSEQELVTLVWHLVLAGQVPANLIANSMATLLADPALIGALHAEPALLPGAVEELTRWQPPQMLTIPRFAGEEIEIGGVRIPKGEPVTAVLPAASRDPRVFTDPERLDLRRREAAHLGYGHGPHFCLGAQLARVQTEMVLAALLDRFPRMRLAVDPAELPWVPDPATRRLASLPVHLF
- a CDS encoding DUF3052 domain-containing protein; amino-acid sequence: MSATAGQAADGVRSLADRFGIEPGMVVMEMGYDEDVDHDLRDALADRSGNDLVDEDTDEVVDVALVWFRDGDGDLFELLTDALGPLADAGTVWLLTPKAGRDGHVEPSEISESAPTAGLTQTSTVNAGKDWTAARLVTPRAVRAKK